In Myxococcus stipitatus, a single window of DNA contains:
- the epsV gene encoding PCP family exopolysaccharide biosynthesis protein EpsV → MSAPGPRGPAPVPRPQYTPERVETNAPSDLIDWGFAIDAVFYLKNAVLRHWFLALVVMGAVSGLAAGVSKILPRKYHVETRMLTQRNFIIASLANPGRSIPVDADQPTRAAWEMVMKSDNLKAIIRDAKLVEYWELQRSPLSKLKEKVLRKPPAPMSDEDKRDALTAMLEQAMLVMVEGGTGTVTIGVDWSDPQLALNIVEAAQKNFLEMRQAAEMGAVAEAITILDKQVIDEAEGIKKAIAELDATVKRVEAKRKREEAKQAAKNAPPGAAANAALGINTNHLLAQMRFMVQTKRRAISDVEEFRARRLTELRNQLAEQRVIYSPQHPLITDLEQRIVALQEDSPQLVALRSELSELINEYIRSGGDPGELEQGTTGPLLGAGTLGGPATSDNPEVQVAADRVRMLVMRHQEKMRRLDQAKTELEISRASMKHRFSVLAPPTFPEKPSKPKVQLILAAGVVGGVAMGIFAAVALDIIRRRILEKWQVERILKLPVLAELERR, encoded by the coding sequence ATGTCGGCCCCCGGGCCTCGCGGCCCGGCCCCGGTGCCCCGGCCCCAGTACACGCCGGAGCGGGTGGAGACGAACGCCCCGTCGGACCTCATCGACTGGGGCTTCGCCATCGACGCGGTCTTCTATTTGAAGAACGCGGTGCTCCGTCACTGGTTCCTGGCGCTGGTGGTGATGGGGGCCGTGTCGGGGCTGGCCGCGGGCGTCAGCAAGATTCTCCCGCGCAAGTACCACGTCGAGACGCGGATGCTGACGCAGCGCAACTTCATCATCGCCTCGCTGGCGAACCCGGGGCGCTCCATCCCGGTGGACGCGGACCAGCCCACGCGCGCGGCGTGGGAGATGGTGATGAAGAGCGACAACCTCAAGGCCATCATCCGCGACGCGAAGCTGGTGGAGTACTGGGAGCTGCAGCGCTCGCCGCTCAGCAAGCTGAAGGAGAAGGTGCTGCGCAAGCCGCCGGCGCCCATGTCGGACGAGGACAAGCGCGACGCGCTCACCGCCATGCTGGAGCAGGCCATGCTCGTCATGGTGGAGGGCGGGACTGGCACGGTGACCATCGGCGTGGACTGGAGCGACCCGCAGCTGGCGCTCAACATCGTCGAGGCGGCGCAGAAGAACTTCCTGGAGATGCGTCAGGCGGCGGAGATGGGCGCGGTGGCGGAGGCCATCACCATCCTCGACAAGCAGGTCATCGACGAGGCCGAGGGCATCAAGAAGGCCATCGCGGAGCTGGACGCGACGGTGAAGCGGGTGGAGGCGAAGCGCAAGCGCGAGGAGGCGAAGCAGGCGGCGAAGAACGCGCCCCCGGGCGCGGCGGCCAACGCGGCGCTGGGCATCAACACCAACCACCTGCTGGCGCAGATGCGGTTCATGGTGCAGACCAAGCGCCGCGCCATCTCCGACGTGGAGGAGTTCCGCGCGCGGCGGCTGACGGAGCTGCGCAACCAGCTGGCCGAGCAGCGCGTCATCTACTCGCCGCAGCACCCCCTCATCACCGACCTGGAGCAGCGCATCGTGGCGCTCCAGGAGGACTCGCCCCAGCTGGTGGCGCTGCGCTCGGAGCTCAGCGAGCTCATCAACGAGTACATCCGCAGCGGCGGCGACCCGGGTGAGCTGGAGCAGGGCACCACGGGGCCGCTCTTGGGCGCGGGCACGCTGGGGGGGCCGGCGACGTCGGACAACCCGGAGGTGCAGGTGGCGGCGGACCGGGTGCGCATGCTGGTGATGCGGCACCAGGAGAAGATGCGGCGGCTGGACCAGGCGAAGACGGAGCTGGAGATTTCGCGCGCGTCGATGAAGCACCGCTTCAGCGTGCTGGCGCCGCCGACGTTCCCGGAGAAGCCCTCCAAGCCGAAGGTGCAGCTCATCCTCGCCGCGGGCGTGGTGGGCGGCGTGGCCATGGGCATCTTCGCGGCGGTGGCGCTGGACATCATCCGCCGGCGCATCCTGGAGAAGTGGCAGGTGGAGCGAATCCTGAAGCTCCCGGTGCTGGCGGAGCTGGAGCGACGCTAG
- the epsW gene encoding exopolysaccharide biosynthesis response regulator EpsW: protein MEPQLHTVLLVEDAPFFRKMLGDYLRAMGFKSVVELPNGQAALKHLATAARPDLVCLDLTLPDISGYDLCEHIRRTAGMADVPVLVVSARDLPEDKAHAEEAGANGYLGKPFTQDEFARRVELLLKNSAARSKS from the coding sequence ATGGAGCCCCAACTGCACACGGTCCTCCTGGTGGAGGACGCGCCCTTCTTTCGGAAGATGCTGGGCGACTACCTGCGTGCCATGGGTTTCAAGAGCGTGGTGGAGCTGCCCAACGGGCAGGCCGCGCTCAAGCACCTGGCGACCGCGGCGCGGCCGGACCTGGTCTGCCTGGACCTGACGTTGCCGGACATCTCCGGCTACGACCTGTGCGAGCACATCCGGCGCACGGCGGGCATGGCGGACGTGCCGGTGCTGGTGGTGAGCGCGCGGGACTTGCCGGAGGACAAGGCGCACGCCGAGGAGGCGGGGGCCAACGGCTATCTGGGCAAGCCCTTCACGCAGGATGAGTTCGCGCGGCGGGTGGAGCTGCTGCTCAAGAACAGCGCGGCGAGGAGCAAGTCGTGA
- the epsY gene encoding exopolysaccharide export protein EpsY, whose protein sequence is MSSSTFRALRPALLALPRALACAALVLASACGGLGRYVWVDEYQEKPPPQDTSYRIATGDLLNIRVWNQESLTTQARVRDDGRISLLFLDDVEAAGHTPAMLSQQIQTRLKDYINHPVVTVALEMPRPIKVTMVGEVNRIGPLEIDVGASLLQALAGAGGFTEYAHDDRIFVMRHEDGTPQRIRFRYQDLIHAEGRAPTFRLRPGDVVVVE, encoded by the coding sequence ATGTCGTCGTCCACGTTCCGCGCCCTACGCCCCGCCCTCCTCGCCCTGCCCCGCGCGCTCGCGTGCGCGGCGCTCGTCCTGGCCTCCGCGTGCGGCGGGCTGGGCCGGTACGTCTGGGTGGACGAGTATCAGGAGAAGCCGCCGCCGCAGGACACCAGCTACCGCATCGCGACGGGCGACCTGCTCAACATCCGCGTGTGGAACCAGGAGTCGCTCACCACGCAGGCGCGCGTGCGGGACGACGGCCGCATCAGCCTGCTCTTCCTGGACGACGTGGAGGCCGCCGGCCACACCCCGGCCATGCTGTCGCAGCAAATCCAGACGCGGCTGAAGGACTACATCAACCACCCCGTCGTCACGGTGGCGCTGGAGATGCCGCGCCCCATCAAGGTGACCATGGTGGGCGAGGTCAACCGCATCGGCCCGCTGGAGATCGACGTGGGCGCCAGCCTCCTCCAGGCGCTGGCCGGCGCGGGCGGCTTCACCGAGTACGCGCACGACGACCGCATCTTCGTCATGCGCCACGAGGACGGCACGCCCCAGCGCATCCGCTTCCGCTACCAGGACCTCATCCACGCCGAGGGGCGCGCGCCGACGTTCCGCCTGCGCCCCGGTGACGTGGTGGTGGTGGAGTGA
- the epsX gene encoding exopolysaccharide export protein EpsX yields MLGAALTVLVLETSGAAVTYNVSLRMDSRVRSNEAVESDAPTLAGDTDFTPILGLERRDGNTTLQLDYAPRISLRELTGQPRTEIQHIGRFAANWRPQRGLSFRLGEELVLGDVNLLTTDPLPSPEPTDPTDPDGPLRPPQDGGPLQPLPQTDTVYFLSSATTLTAESGLLGRRWQLSGSAGFSVSGGLDGPAREAVPLQYGPRFDVSLSHALSPLSAVTTSAGITHARFSTGANNTVVTLTESWTRRLSRRTSLEAGAGASIVHSLEAAAVNPDPEPGEADTGPRTELLPNLTLAVGHRVPSRLADFDGRLGLRVSPFTDRLTGRVYPRADVTATGTWALGPRVRLSSTVGTAFAVGGATGDRIVNGGVTTSWILNDWMSVDADTRGTWSRSPELPAARFQWAAALGLSLRQTGIL; encoded by the coding sequence GTGCTGGGGGCGGCGCTCACGGTCCTCGTGCTGGAGACCTCCGGCGCGGCCGTCACGTACAACGTGTCGCTGCGCATGGACTCGCGCGTGCGCTCCAACGAGGCCGTCGAGTCGGACGCCCCCACGCTCGCCGGTGACACCGACTTCACCCCCATCCTCGGCCTGGAGCGGCGCGACGGGAACACCACCCTCCAGCTCGACTACGCGCCGCGCATCAGCCTGCGCGAGCTGACCGGCCAGCCTCGCACGGAAATCCAGCACATCGGCCGCTTCGCGGCGAACTGGCGCCCCCAGCGCGGCCTGTCCTTCCGCCTGGGCGAGGAGCTGGTCCTCGGCGACGTCAACCTGCTCACCACCGACCCGCTGCCGTCCCCGGAGCCCACCGACCCCACGGACCCGGACGGCCCGCTGCGCCCACCGCAAGACGGCGGCCCGCTGCAGCCCCTGCCCCAGACGGACACCGTCTACTTCCTCTCCTCCGCCACCACGCTGACGGCCGAGTCCGGCCTGCTCGGGCGGCGCTGGCAGCTGTCCGGCTCCGCCGGCTTCTCCGTCTCCGGCGGCCTGGACGGCCCCGCGCGCGAGGCCGTGCCCCTGCAGTACGGCCCGCGCTTCGACGTGTCCCTGAGCCACGCCCTGTCCCCGCTCAGCGCGGTGACGACGTCCGCGGGCATCACCCACGCGCGCTTCTCCACGGGCGCCAACAACACCGTGGTGACGCTGACGGAGAGCTGGACCCGCCGCCTGAGCCGCCGCACCTCGCTCGAGGCCGGCGCGGGCGCCAGCATCGTCCACTCCCTCGAGGCCGCGGCGGTCAATCCAGACCCGGAGCCCGGCGAGGCGGACACGGGGCCGCGCACGGAGCTGCTCCCCAACCTCACGCTCGCGGTGGGCCATCGCGTGCCGTCGCGGCTGGCGGACTTCGACGGCCGGCTGGGGCTGCGCGTGTCGCCGTTCACGGACCGGCTGACGGGCCGCGTGTACCCACGGGCGGACGTGACGGCCACGGGCACCTGGGCGCTGGGCCCTCGCGTGCGGCTGTCCTCCACGGTGGGCACCGCGTTCGCGGTGGGCGGCGCCACCGGCGACCGCATCGTCAACGGCGGCGTGACGACCTCCTGGATTCTCAACGATTGGATGTCGGTGGATGCCGACACCCGAGGCACGTGGAGCCGCTCGCCCGAACTGCCAGCGGCCCGGTTCCAGTGGGCGGCGGCGCTCGGCCTGTCCTTGCGCCAAACTGGTATCCTCTGA
- the wzx gene encoding exopolysaccharide biosynthesis flippase yields the protein MPSPLVFYAHGHSGQGRAPPAHPTVTHPSESIQQDAQARERSSEAMGAVRNGLQLGGSLLVTYAIAFGIRPLLTHYLSPEDFGRFNWADSFSAIFFIATNLGLEMYIRKEVSRRPEHASDFFGTSLLLRLGLTVVLMGALSLVMEYREDAPQMRHLVYVFAVAQLLVMTNASMAALLHAKGKVAGLSISNVVTKVVWGGGLFAVGVLRLPLPWLAVPVVASEAIKLAVGWYLAKQHMGLTFRVDFPATWKVLKAGVPYFLTAAALATNGRLDIMILGMLGSHEEVGWYSAAWSISNVTFALNPVMGWVLLPLMSRAAARSEDEVSTIARRALEGTLAVTVPMMMLIVMGAPLWIGLLGKDYALAVNLLRLQSPLFVLAFVTMTCGSWLTMTNREWWVTGTSIFGSLLLNPLLNLLLVPRLHAAYGDGGGAAGTALSMLLMEVAITVIMLSRMGRAAVDRRLLVMVAKTAVVCAAVVALDQTVFAPLEAWPRLGVEAFVYVVGVLALGAVRPGEVLAVVKLARRRGAPAPEAAPVAVAPSP from the coding sequence GTGCCGTCCCCGCTCGTCTTCTATGCACACGGGCACTCCGGCCAGGGCCGGGCTCCGCCCGCCCACCCCACCGTGACCCACCCGAGCGAATCCATCCAGCAGGACGCCCAGGCGCGCGAGCGCTCCAGCGAGGCGATGGGCGCGGTACGCAATGGCCTGCAGCTCGGCGGTTCGCTGCTGGTGACGTACGCCATCGCGTTCGGCATCCGCCCGCTGCTGACGCACTACCTGTCGCCGGAGGACTTCGGCCGCTTCAACTGGGCGGACAGCTTCTCCGCCATCTTCTTCATCGCCACCAACCTCGGCCTGGAGATGTACATCCGCAAGGAGGTGTCGCGCCGGCCCGAGCACGCCAGCGACTTCTTCGGCACCTCGCTGCTCCTGCGGCTCGGCCTGACGGTGGTGCTGATGGGCGCGCTGTCGCTCGTCATGGAGTACCGGGAGGACGCGCCCCAGATGCGTCACCTGGTCTACGTCTTCGCCGTGGCGCAGCTGCTGGTGATGACCAACGCGTCCATGGCGGCGCTGCTGCACGCCAAGGGCAAGGTGGCCGGGCTGTCCATCTCCAACGTCGTCACCAAGGTGGTGTGGGGCGGCGGGCTGTTCGCGGTGGGCGTGCTGCGCCTGCCGCTGCCGTGGCTCGCGGTGCCCGTCGTCGCGTCGGAGGCCATCAAGCTCGCGGTGGGCTGGTACCTGGCGAAGCAGCACATGGGCCTGACGTTCCGCGTGGACTTCCCGGCGACGTGGAAGGTGCTCAAGGCGGGCGTGCCCTACTTCCTCACCGCCGCGGCGCTCGCCACCAACGGGCGGCTGGACATCATGATTCTGGGGATGCTCGGCAGCCACGAGGAGGTCGGCTGGTACAGCGCCGCGTGGAGCATCTCCAACGTCACCTTCGCGCTCAACCCGGTGATGGGCTGGGTGCTGCTGCCGCTGATGTCGCGCGCGGCCGCGCGCTCCGAGGACGAGGTGAGCACCATCGCCCGCCGCGCGCTGGAGGGCACGCTCGCCGTCACCGTGCCCATGATGATGCTCATCGTCATGGGCGCGCCGCTGTGGATTGGCCTTCTGGGCAAGGACTACGCGCTGGCGGTCAACCTGCTGCGGCTGCAGTCGCCGCTGTTCGTGCTGGCCTTCGTGACGATGACGTGCGGCTCGTGGCTCACCATGACCAACCGCGAGTGGTGGGTGACGGGCACCAGCATCTTCGGCAGCCTGCTGCTCAACCCGCTGCTCAACCTGCTGCTGGTGCCCAGGCTGCACGCGGCCTACGGCGACGGCGGCGGGGCGGCGGGCACCGCGCTGTCCATGCTGCTGATGGAGGTGGCCATCACCGTCATCATGCTGTCGCGCATGGGCCGCGCGGCGGTGGACCGGCGCCTGCTCGTCATGGTCGCGAAGACGGCCGTGGTGTGCGCGGCCGTGGTGGCGCTGGACCAGACGGTGTTCGCGCCGCTGGAGGCCTGGCCCCGGCTGGGCGTGGAGGCCTTCGTCTACGTCGTCGGGGTGCTGGCGCTCGGCGCGGTGCGCCCCGGCGAGGTGCTCGCCGTGGTGAAGCTGGCGCGCCGCCGTGGCGCGCCGGCGCCGGAAGCCGCCCCCGTCGCAGTCGCTCCCTCGCCGTAG
- the epsZ gene encoding exopolysaccharide biosynthesis polyisoprenyl-phosphate hexose-1-phosphate transferase EpsZ, whose protein sequence is MVSTPKLAPGFAAKLNLSVDLSLMTVVLTISAWQGGLLTGTPGWLLPAVIAASLVVWIITGTALCLYDSRFAERSKLDHVALVSVTTLAVVTVLAVVDLLLPDTLKVPSVAPLLILFWPVALLLRLFVFRPVASQERPMDAVLIVGTGAMGRYSGEDLARKGRRQLLGYVRFHDDTGSIGELPAKVLGTVDDLEHILRNTAVDEVYIAGNTLKQGEAMQASIKLAERFGVPFALPAHTFRLDRARPVDTRAVSDGFLHFAAVSPKPHQMAMKRLFDICVSAVALWMLLPLLGTVALIVKLTSKGPIFFKQYRVGLNGKPFYMLKFRSMVVNAEELKEKLAALNEQTGPVFKMKNDPRITPIGRFIRKFSIDELPQFINVLRGEMSIVGPRPPVPSEVAKYETWQRRRLSVRPGLTCIWQVSGRNQISFEEWMYLDMQYIDHWTLTSDLRLLLQTVPVVITGRGAS, encoded by the coding sequence ATGGTCTCGACCCCCAAGCTGGCGCCTGGGTTCGCGGCGAAGCTGAACCTGTCCGTGGACCTGTCGCTGATGACGGTGGTGTTGACCATCTCCGCGTGGCAGGGCGGGCTGTTGACGGGGACGCCGGGGTGGCTGTTGCCGGCGGTCATCGCCGCGTCGCTGGTGGTGTGGATCATCACCGGCACGGCGCTGTGTCTGTACGACTCGCGCTTCGCCGAGCGCAGCAAGCTGGACCACGTGGCGCTCGTGTCGGTGACGACGCTGGCCGTCGTGACGGTGCTGGCGGTGGTGGACCTGCTGCTGCCGGACACGCTGAAGGTGCCGAGCGTGGCGCCGCTGCTCATCCTGTTCTGGCCGGTGGCGTTGCTGCTGCGCCTGTTCGTGTTCCGTCCGGTGGCGTCGCAGGAGCGCCCCATGGACGCGGTGCTCATCGTCGGCACGGGGGCCATGGGCCGCTACTCCGGCGAGGACCTGGCCCGCAAGGGGCGCCGGCAGCTGCTGGGCTACGTGCGCTTCCATGACGACACGGGCTCCATCGGCGAGCTTCCCGCGAAGGTGCTGGGCACGGTGGACGACCTGGAGCACATCCTGCGCAACACCGCGGTGGACGAGGTCTACATCGCCGGCAACACGCTCAAGCAGGGCGAGGCGATGCAGGCGTCCATCAAGCTGGCCGAGCGCTTCGGCGTGCCCTTCGCGCTGCCGGCGCACACCTTCCGCCTGGACCGCGCGCGCCCGGTGGACACCCGCGCGGTGTCCGACGGCTTCCTGCACTTCGCCGCGGTGAGCCCCAAGCCGCACCAGATGGCGATGAAGCGCCTGTTCGACATCTGCGTGTCCGCGGTGGCGCTGTGGATGCTGCTGCCCCTGCTGGGCACGGTGGCGCTCATCGTGAAGCTCACGTCGAAGGGGCCCATCTTCTTCAAGCAGTACCGCGTGGGGCTCAACGGCAAGCCGTTCTACATGCTGAAGTTCCGCTCCATGGTGGTGAACGCGGAGGAACTGAAGGAGAAGCTGGCCGCGCTCAACGAGCAGACGGGGCCGGTCTTCAAGATGAAGAACGACCCGCGCATCACCCCCATCGGCCGGTTCATCCGCAAGTTCTCCATCGACGAGCTGCCCCAGTTCATCAACGTGCTGCGCGGGGAGATGAGCATCGTGGGGCCGCGTCCGCCGGTGCCCAGCGAGGTGGCCAAGTACGAGACGTGGCAGCGCCGCCGGCTGTCGGTGCGCCCGGGCCTCACCTGCATCTGGCAGGTCTCCGGCCGCAACCAGATCTCCTTCGAGGAGTGGATGTACCTGGACATGCAGTACATCGACCACTGGACGCTCACCAGCGACCTGCGCCTGCTGCTCCAGACGGTGCCGGTGGTCATCACCGGTCGCGGGGCCAGCTAG